One genomic segment of Pyruvatibacter mobilis includes these proteins:
- a CDS encoding MFS transporter, with protein sequence MSDTIHIPPAFDPAQARKVLWAGMIGMIATGFPFTIVTVALNLIAEEMHVSEAFAAWTVSAPMLVSAAALPVIGKLGDLFGHRRVYIYGVLGSTIFAGLCIVAWDIWSLIAFRILAMVLAGCTGPAAMAILFHVYPPEHRTQAISWWSMGGPGAAALGLILGGPFVELFGWRSVFVLQAATGFGAVFLAWKVLPETEKQPARFDHVGNIILLIALSCLLFVIGAFAEPGVPNWLLISTGIAGFIGLAIFFLYEATITDPMVPPTLLLQRNFNAPVSSNFFLQMSYLGALMATPLVLMDFFGYGVTIASVLMLTRTFSLTVASPFGGVVATHYGERFGTVSGALLQGAGVLLVAFGVYMVSVPILLLGLVLQGVGHGIAMPPLASIIATAVPPTQFGMASGMSRLVAQIGSSFGLSLFGVLLTIPRDVLELHMIFVIGGVLALVGVIPATLISMKHRKV encoded by the coding sequence ATGAGCGACACGATCCACATCCCGCCGGCCTTTGACCCGGCCCAGGCCCGCAAGGTGCTGTGGGCGGGCATGATCGGCATGATCGCCACCGGCTTTCCCTTCACCATCGTCACGGTGGCGCTCAACCTCATCGCCGAGGAAATGCATGTGAGCGAGGCCTTCGCCGCCTGGACGGTGTCGGCCCCCATGCTGGTGTCCGCCGCCGCCTTGCCGGTCATCGGCAAGCTGGGTGATCTGTTCGGCCACAGGCGCGTCTATATCTACGGCGTGCTCGGCTCTACCATTTTCGCGGGTCTCTGCATCGTCGCCTGGGATATCTGGTCCCTCATTGCCTTCCGCATCCTCGCCATGGTGCTGGCGGGCTGCACAGGCCCGGCCGCCATGGCGATCCTGTTCCATGTCTATCCGCCGGAACACCGCACCCAGGCCATCAGCTGGTGGTCCATGGGCGGGCCCGGGGCAGCCGCCCTCGGCCTCATTCTCGGCGGCCCCTTCGTTGAGCTGTTCGGCTGGCGCTCGGTCTTCGTCCTTCAGGCCGCCACAGGCTTCGGCGCGGTCTTCCTTGCGTGGAAAGTCCTGCCGGAAACCGAAAAGCAGCCCGCGCGGTTTGATCACGTGGGCAACATCATCCTGCTCATCGCGCTGTCCTGCCTGCTCTTTGTCATCGGGGCCTTCGCCGAACCGGGCGTGCCCAACTGGCTGCTGATTTCAACCGGCATCGCGGGCTTTATCGGCCTCGCCATTTTCTTCCTCTACGAAGCCACCATCACCGATCCCATGGTGCCGCCGACGCTGCTGCTGCAGCGGAACTTCAACGCGCCCGTCTCCTCCAATTTCTTCCTGCAGATGTCCTATCTCGGCGCGCTGATGGCCACGCCCCTGGTGCTGATGGATTTCTTCGGCTACGGCGTCACCATCGCCTCTGTCCTCATGCTCACCCGCACCTTCAGTCTCACCGTCGCGTCTCCCTTCGGCGGCGTCGTTGCAACCCACTATGGCGAGCGCTTCGGAACGGTCTCAGGCGCGCTCCTGCAGGGCGCGGGCGTGCTGCTGGTGGCCTTCGGGGTCTATATGGTCAGCGTGCCGATCCTGCTGCTGGGGCTTGTGCTCCAGGGCGTCGGCCACGGCATCGCCATGCCGCCCCTCGCCTCCATCATCGCCACCGCCGTGCCGCCCACCCAGTTCGGCATGGCGTCGGGCATGAGCCGGCTGGTGGCGCAGATCGGCTCGTCCTTCGGCCTGTCGCTCTTCGGCGTGCTCCTCACCATCCCGCGTGATGTCCTGGAGCTGCACATGATCTTCGTGATCGGCGGCGTGCTGGCGCTGGTGGGCGTCATCCCCGCCACGCTCATCTCGATGAAACACCGCAAGGTATAA
- a CDS encoding alpha/beta fold hydrolase, with product MPHDPTHHLFQGTDACVSYWEWGSPDGQPILLIHATGFHARVWDETVARLPQHHRIIAVDMRGHGQSEKKGLLLDWSIPPKDIGELVTHLGLTNAIGVGHSMGAHCLSQVALAHPGMFERLLLIDPVMMDPARYSPDGKADPGDPAVHPVARRRNAWTGWQEMYDRFKDRHPYSLWKPEALEDYCRHGIRPAEEGEGYQLACPPVMEASVYLGSINGCLYGTLKPIDAPVTILRARGRAPGEEEVMDFSLSPTWDRLHEEFSNARDVSLPSLSHFIPMQAPALTAHFIQHPEATADEALKAQEADDTVSA from the coding sequence ATGCCGCACGACCCGACCCATCACCTGTTTCAGGGCACAGATGCCTGCGTCTCTTACTGGGAGTGGGGTAGCCCCGACGGCCAGCCAATCCTGCTGATCCACGCAACCGGCTTTCACGCCCGCGTCTGGGACGAGACGGTGGCCCGCCTGCCGCAGCATCACCGCATCATCGCGGTGGACATGCGCGGCCATGGCCAAAGCGAGAAGAAGGGCCTGCTGCTCGACTGGTCGATCCCGCCAAAGGACATCGGAGAGCTCGTCACGCATCTCGGCCTCACAAACGCGATCGGCGTCGGCCATTCCATGGGCGCCCATTGTCTTTCCCAGGTGGCGCTGGCCCATCCCGGCATGTTCGAACGCCTGCTGCTGATCGACCCGGTGATGATGGACCCCGCCCGCTATTCACCCGACGGCAAGGCCGATCCGGGCGACCCGGCGGTCCATCCCGTCGCCCGCCGCCGTAATGCGTGGACCGGCTGGCAGGAAATGTATGACCGCTTCAAGGACCGCCACCCCTATTCCCTGTGGAAGCCTGAGGCGCTGGAAGACTATTGCCGCCACGGCATCCGCCCGGCCGAGGAGGGGGAGGGCTATCAGCTCGCCTGCCCGCCGGTCATGGAGGCCTCCGTCTATCTTGGCAGCATCAATGGCTGCCTCTACGGCACTCTCAAGCCCATCGATGCGCCTGTCACCATCCTGCGCGCCAGGGGGCGTGCGCCGGGCGAGGAAGAGGTGATGGATTTCTCTTTGTCGCCCACATGGGACCGGCTGCACGAGGAATTCTCCAATGCCCGCGACGTGTCCCTGCCGTCCCTCAGCCATTTCATTCCCATGCAGGCCCCGGCACTGACAGCGCATTTCATCCAGCATCCGGAAGCCACGGCGGACGAGGCTCTCAAGGCGCAGGAGGCGGATGACACCGTCAGCGCATGA
- a CDS encoding flavin-containing monooxygenase, with protein sequence MPDTATLDKTTATSGAAEHFDVLIVGAGISGVGAAYHLQDQMPGTSFVVLDAMEDFGGTWWMHRYPGIRSDSDLYTFGYRFKPWTGKPIATAEEIRTYMGEVIEENDLARHIRYKHRILSAEWSDETKLWTIHATRTDTNEDLVFTCGFLWMCQGYYRHSEGYTPEWPDMDKFKGDIIHPQTWPEDYDYKGKKVIVIGSGATTATIVPAMAPDCEHITVLQRSPTYFVPGRNENEVADFLRMLEIDESWIHEITRRSVLFMQGELTRRSAEEPDVVAKELIGNVKELLPEGYDVDKHFTPKYRPWRQRVAFVPDGDLFAGIKSGKASMVTDEIDRFTEKGILTKSGEELEADLIITATGFNLCSMGDIAFSVNGKPVDFHDTVTYRGMMFTSVPNMAWIFGYFRASWTLRVDMVGDFICRLLKHMQQKGAKKVSVALREEDKDMPILDWIDPEDFNPGYIMRNMHLLPKRGTKRDWQHTQDYWAEQKEFPLIDLDDEAFVYE encoded by the coding sequence ATGCCCGATACAGCCACACTGGACAAAACCACAGCCACATCCGGCGCCGCTGAACATTTCGACGTGCTGATCGTCGGCGCTGGCATTTCCGGCGTCGGGGCGGCGTATCACCTGCAGGACCAGATGCCCGGCACCAGCTTTGTCGTGCTCGATGCCATGGAGGATTTCGGCGGCACCTGGTGGATGCACCGCTATCCCGGCATCCGGTCGGACAGCGACCTTTATACCTTCGGCTACCGTTTCAAGCCGTGGACCGGCAAGCCCATCGCCACGGCGGAAGAGATTCGCACCTATATGGGCGAAGTGATCGAGGAGAACGATCTCGCCCGCCACATCCGCTACAAGCACCGCATCCTGTCAGCGGAATGGTCCGATGAGACCAAGCTGTGGACCATCCACGCCACCCGCACCGACACCAACGAAGACCTCGTCTTCACCTGCGGCTTCCTGTGGATGTGCCAGGGCTATTACCGCCACTCGGAAGGCTACACGCCCGAATGGCCGGACATGGACAAGTTCAAGGGCGATATCATCCACCCGCAGACCTGGCCGGAAGACTACGACTACAAGGGCAAGAAGGTGATTGTCATCGGCTCCGGCGCCACCACCGCCACCATTGTCCCGGCCATGGCGCCTGACTGCGAGCACATCACCGTGCTGCAGCGCTCGCCCACCTATTTCGTGCCCGGCCGCAATGAAAACGAAGTGGCTGACTTCCTCCGTATGCTGGAGATCGATGAGAGCTGGATCCACGAGATCACCCGCCGCTCGGTGCTCTTCATGCAGGGCGAACTGACCCGCCGCTCCGCCGAGGAACCGGACGTGGTGGCCAAGGAACTGATCGGCAACGTCAAGGAACTGCTGCCGGAAGGCTATGACGTCGACAAGCACTTCACCCCGAAATACCGCCCCTGGCGCCAGCGCGTCGCCTTCGTGCCGGACGGCGATCTCTTCGCCGGCATCAAGTCCGGTAAGGCGTCCATGGTCACCGACGAGATCGACCGCTTCACCGAAAAGGGCATCCTCACCAAGTCCGGCGAGGAACTGGAAGCCGACCTCATCATCACCGCCACGGGGTTCAATCTCTGCTCCATGGGCGACATCGCCTTCTCCGTGAACGGCAAGCCGGTCGATTTCCACGACACGGTCACCTATCGCGGCATGATGTTCACCAGCGTGCCCAACATGGCGTGGATCTTCGGCTACTTCCGCGCCAGCTGGACCCTGCGCGTGGACATGGTGGGCGACTTCATCTGCCGCCTGCTCAAACACATGCAGCAGAAGGGCGCAAAGAAAGTGTCTGTCGCCCTGCGCGAGGAAGACAAGGACATGCCGATCCTCGACTGGATCGACCCGGAAGACTTCAACCCCGGCTACATCATGCGCAACATGCACCTGCTGCCCAAGCGCGGCACCAAGCGCGACTGGCAGCACACCCAGGACTACTGGGCGGAGCAGAAGGAATTCCCGCTGATCGATCTGGACGACGAGGCTTTCGTCTACGAATAA
- the pyrC gene encoding dihydroorotase, whose translation MDTLTLRRPDDWHVHLRDGAMLEFAADFTARQFARAIVMPNLSPPVTTVAAARAYRDRIRAAVRPHHGFTPLMTAYLTDDISPDEIAAGFEAGVFTACKLYPANATTNSAAGVTDVFKLAHVFERMQAIGMPLLIHGEVVSPDIDIFDREKVFLETTLGPVMKDFPELRIVLEHITTEDSVQFVEAGSENIAATITAHHLRIDRNAMFDGGMRPHAYCLPVAKRRLHREALRKAAVSGNPKFFLGTDTAPHQKHDKESSCGCAGIFSAPVAIESYAQTFEEMGALDRLEGFASEFGPRFYKLPLNEGMITLERTGHAVPDVMEDADIRIVPFHAGETLTWRLMD comes from the coding sequence ATGGACACGCTGACACTCCGCCGCCCCGACGACTGGCATGTGCATCTGCGCGACGGCGCAATGCTTGAATTTGCCGCTGATTTCACCGCCCGGCAGTTCGCCCGCGCCATTGTGATGCCCAACCTGTCGCCGCCGGTGACGACGGTTGCCGCCGCCCGGGCCTATCGGGACCGCATCCGTGCCGCGGTGCGGCCGCACCATGGCTTCACGCCGCTGATGACCGCCTATCTCACGGACGATATTTCGCCGGACGAGATTGCGGCGGGCTTCGAGGCAGGTGTGTTCACAGCCTGCAAGCTGTACCCGGCGAATGCGACCACCAACTCAGCCGCCGGCGTGACAGATGTGTTCAAGCTCGCCCATGTGTTCGAGCGCATGCAGGCGATCGGCATGCCGCTTTTGATCCACGGGGAAGTCGTGTCGCCGGACATCGACATCTTCGACCGGGAGAAGGTGTTCCTCGAAACGACGCTCGGCCCTGTAATGAAGGACTTCCCGGAGCTGCGGATCGTGCTGGAGCACATCACCACCGAGGACTCCGTCCAGTTCGTGGAAGCGGGCAGCGAGAATATCGCCGCGACGATTACGGCGCATCATTTGCGTATCGACCGCAATGCCATGTTCGACGGCGGGATGCGGCCGCATGCCTATTGCCTGCCGGTGGCCAAGCGACGGCTGCATCGGGAAGCGCTGCGCAAGGCGGCGGTGTCGGGCAATCCGAAATTCTTCCTCGGCACCGATACGGCGCCGCACCAGAAACACGACAAGGAAAGCTCGTGCGGGTGTGCGGGCATTTTCAGCGCGCCGGTGGCGATTGAAAGCTATGCGCAGACCTTCGAGGAGATGGGCGCGCTCGACAGGCTTGAAGGCTTCGCGTCGGAATTCGGCCCGCGCTTTTACAAGCTGCCGCTGAATGAAGGCATGATCACCCTTGAGCGGACGGGGCACGCGGTGCCTGACGTGATGGAAGACGCGGATATCCGCATCGTGCCGTTTCATGCAGGCGAGACGCTGACCTGGCGGCTGATGGACTAG
- a CDS encoding acyl-homoserine-lactone synthase translates to MIYEFALARPCAAPYPHEQIHASMHRLRHALYRQGAKWTLPELDNMEFDEFDTLAARYLVGIDDTGQVRAQSRMITCDRPYMLASLWPELAQAVPLPRSARDAEGSRTGVDVSLPVADYRRWFAMLLIANVEWAVSHGIERLSFVTYQRVAEKSLEGAGLDVTYYGPTMSFPDGRFIAGYFPVSESLAASLRDLNRIDGQVFVPLPDQAPADTRRPAIAAATGKEKRDAVA, encoded by the coding sequence ATGATTTACGAGTTTGCCTTGGCGCGTCCCTGCGCCGCCCCCTATCCCCACGAACAGATCCACGCCTCCATGCACCGGCTGCGTCATGCGCTGTACCGGCAGGGCGCGAAGTGGACCCTGCCCGAGCTCGACAACATGGAGTTCGACGAATTCGACACACTTGCCGCCCGTTACCTGGTCGGCATCGACGATACCGGCCAGGTGCGTGCCCAGAGCCGCATGATCACCTGCGACCGCCCCTACATGCTGGCCAGCCTGTGGCCGGAGCTTGCCCAGGCCGTGCCCCTGCCGCGCTCGGCGCGTGACGCGGAAGGCTCGCGCACCGGCGTTGATGTCTCCCTGCCGGTCGCTGATTACCGCCGCTGGTTCGCCATGCTGCTGATCGCCAATGTCGAATGGGCGGTCAGCCATGGCATCGAGCGGCTGAGCTTCGTCACCTATCAGCGCGTCGCGGAGAAGTCGCTGGAAGGCGCAGGCCTCGACGTCACCTATTACGGCCCCACCATGTCCTTCCCGGACGGGCGTTTCATCGCGGGCTATTTCCCGGTGTCCGAAAGCCTGGCCGCCAGCCTGCGCGACCTCAACCGCATCGACGGCCAGGTCTTCGTGCCGCTGCCCGATCAGGCACCCGCCGACACACGCCGCCCCGCCATTGCAGCCGCTACCGGAAAGGAGAAGCGCGATGCCGTCGCCTGA
- a CDS encoding helix-turn-helix transcriptional regulator, which produces MFADYLDDLSAAAETGGEIATWARSIEELGFDKHMYGVRARDADRVNEHLVESSSYDDDWLEAYYGGLHSHDPVVAHSTVHNLPFIWSDCPVETRAQKRFMGEAGDAGMRYGISAPLITGGGYEGAVSVACENKPDTDEHVMAVYAMTSAMHVLRVRNWSRDTLKAFKLTKREREVMRWIAAGKDDWTISCILGISESGVHFHKKNIFRKLQLTSRVEVASVAHKTGIAEGNYRFW; this is translated from the coding sequence ATGTTTGCAGACTACCTTGACGACCTGAGCGCCGCCGCCGAGACCGGCGGTGAGATCGCGACATGGGCCAGGTCGATCGAAGAACTGGGCTTCGACAAGCATATGTACGGCGTCCGCGCCCGCGATGCGGACCGGGTGAACGAACACCTGGTGGAAAGCTCGAGCTACGATGATGACTGGCTGGAAGCCTATTATGGCGGCCTGCACAGCCATGATCCTGTGGTTGCACACTCGACGGTGCACAACCTCCCCTTCATCTGGTCCGATTGCCCGGTCGAAACCCGCGCCCAGAAACGCTTCATGGGGGAGGCGGGAGACGCGGGCATGCGCTACGGCATCAGCGCCCCGCTGATCACCGGCGGCGGCTATGAAGGCGCCGTCTCGGTCGCCTGCGAAAACAAGCCGGACACGGATGAACACGTGATGGCGGTCTACGCCATGACCAGCGCCATGCATGTCCTGCGCGTGCGCAACTGGTCACGCGATACATTGAAAGCCTTCAAGCTCACCAAGCGCGAGCGCGAGGTCATGCGCTGGATTGCTGCCGGCAAGGATGACTGGACCATCAGCTGCATCCTCGGCATCAGCGAAAGCGGCGTGCACTTCCACAAGAAGAACATCTTCCGCAAATTGCAGCTCACCAGCCGCGTCGAAGTGGCCTCTGTCGCCCACAAGACGGGAATTGCCGAGGGAAACTACCGGTTCTGGTAG
- a CDS encoding MAPEG family protein, protein MEQAYLYLVLSGALTILLWTPYILARVFVWGLPTFLHNYPENYPAQEPEPPLWAQRAQRAHLNMVETMPAFIAVVVGAGFIADASAYATIGALAQVFFFARIAHAVVYTLAIPGLRTPVYLVSWAAVLGIAAQAI, encoded by the coding sequence ATGGAACAGGCATATCTCTATCTCGTCCTCAGCGGTGCACTGACCATCCTGCTCTGGACCCCGTACATCCTGGCCCGCGTCTTCGTCTGGGGCCTGCCGACCTTTCTGCACAATTACCCGGAGAACTACCCGGCGCAGGAACCCGAGCCGCCGCTGTGGGCGCAGCGTGCCCAGCGGGCGCATCTGAACATGGTCGAGACCATGCCCGCCTTCATCGCCGTCGTGGTGGGTGCCGGCTTCATTGCCGATGCGTCCGCTTACGCCACCATCGGCGCGCTGGCGCAGGTGTTCTTCTTCGCACGCATTGCTCACGCGGTCGTGTACACGCTTGCTATTCCGGGTCTGCGTACGCCGGTTTATCTCGTGTCGTGGGCAGCCGTGCTGGGGATCGCCGCGCAGGCCATCTGA
- a CDS encoding AraC family transcriptional regulator — protein MDNLSEILSVTKVKSSLYFRTAFTAPWGVTVPSFNHVARFHYVSKGQCWVRVDGESDPQCLEQGDLVVVPLGRAHTLSDTPDRKPTALDRLVEEAKYEGDGCLVYGGPETQAPTALICGHFEYADEILNPLLRQLPPAIVLRRTLIGDVEWLDEGLLFLSKEIDGDRPGRDALVQRISEILLIQVLRQYLEHAPEGSTPVSALRDPRLARALEVMHHRPEDRWTVASLAAEAGMSRTAFAGRFQQLMGLAPLEYLTDWRLRKATKLLRETGSPVRVIAYQCGYESEAAFARAFKKRFGVSPGEYRRTHLPAQQH, from the coding sequence ATGGATAATCTCAGCGAAATTCTCTCCGTCACCAAGGTGAAGAGCAGCCTGTATTTTCGCACGGCCTTTACCGCGCCCTGGGGTGTGACGGTGCCGTCGTTCAACCATGTGGCGCGGTTTCACTATGTCTCCAAGGGCCAGTGCTGGGTGCGCGTGGACGGGGAAAGTGATCCGCAATGCCTGGAACAGGGCGACCTTGTGGTGGTGCCGCTCGGCCGCGCGCACACCCTTTCCGACACGCCGGACCGCAAGCCCACCGCGCTGGACCGGCTGGTGGAGGAAGCGAAATATGAAGGCGACGGCTGCCTTGTCTATGGCGGGCCGGAAACGCAGGCGCCGACGGCGCTGATCTGCGGACACTTTGAATATGCCGACGAAATCCTCAATCCGCTGCTTCGGCAGCTGCCGCCGGCGATCGTCCTGCGGCGCACCCTGATCGGCGATGTGGAATGGCTGGATGAGGGGCTGCTGTTCCTCTCCAAGGAAATCGACGGCGACCGGCCGGGGCGTGACGCGCTGGTGCAGCGGATTTCGGAAATCCTGCTGATCCAGGTGCTGCGGCAATATCTTGAACATGCGCCTGAAGGCTCGACGCCGGTGAGCGCGCTCAGGGATCCGCGCCTGGCACGGGCGCTGGAAGTGATGCATCACCGGCCGGAGGACCGCTGGACGGTGGCGTCGCTGGCAGCCGAGGCCGGCATGTCGCGCACGGCCTTTGCCGGTCGGTTCCAGCAATTGATGGGGCTTGCGCCGCTTGAATATCTGACCGACTGGCGCCTGCGGAAGGCAACCAAATTGCTGCGCGAGACGGGGTCGCCCGTGCGGGTGATCGCCTATCAGTGCGGCTATGAATCAGAAGCGGCCTTTGCGCGCGCCTTCAAGAAGCGCTTCGGCGTGTCGCCTGGCGAATACCGCCGCACCCACCTGCCCGCCCAGCAGCACTAG
- a CDS encoding DUF2474 domain-containing protein, producing MPARRETPPGRPVERTGWREIGWFVLLWMAGVATISIVGLLIKWVIGT from the coding sequence ATGCCTGCCCGCAGGGAAACCCCACCCGGCAGACCCGTCGAGCGCACCGGCTGGCGTGAAATCGGATGGTTCGTCCTGCTGTGGATGGCAGGCGTCGCCACCATCTCGATCGTCGGCCTGCTGATCAAATGGGTGATCGGCACCTGA
- the cydB gene encoding cytochrome d ubiquinol oxidase subunit II yields the protein MLDLPLIWAGLLALAIFIYIILDGFDLGIGLLFPFLARGDERSLAMNTVAPVWDGNETWLVLGGGGLFAAFPLAYAVVMPALYAPFIVMILALVFRGVAFEFRWRDPGHEKYWDLSFHTGSLLATFMQGIVLGTFVQGIEVEGRAYAGGWWDWLTPFTLTCGVALCAGYVLLGATWLILKTDGPLRDKAYGFARTAGLATLVFVAVVSLWTPFLSPEIAARWFSFPQVMLVLPVPTLTAMAAGLLAWGLLTRRDRVPFPAAISLFGLCFAGLGIGLAPYIVPRAITIHEAAAPDASLAFMLVGAVILLPLILGYTAYSYWVFRGKIDPEAGYH from the coding sequence ATGCTCGACTTGCCACTCATCTGGGCCGGCCTTCTGGCACTCGCCATCTTCATCTACATCATCCTCGATGGCTTCGACCTCGGCATCGGCCTCCTGTTTCCCTTTCTCGCCAGGGGCGATGAACGCAGCCTCGCCATGAACACCGTCGCCCCCGTCTGGGACGGCAACGAGACATGGCTGGTGCTCGGCGGCGGCGGACTGTTCGCAGCCTTCCCCCTGGCCTATGCGGTGGTCATGCCTGCGCTTTATGCGCCCTTCATCGTCATGATCCTGGCGCTTGTCTTCCGCGGCGTCGCCTTCGAGTTCCGCTGGCGTGATCCCGGCCACGAGAAATACTGGGACCTTTCCTTCCACACGGGGTCCCTGCTTGCCACCTTCATGCAGGGCATCGTGCTCGGCACCTTCGTGCAGGGCATCGAGGTCGAGGGCCGTGCCTATGCTGGCGGCTGGTGGGATTGGCTCACCCCCTTCACGCTCACCTGCGGCGTTGCCCTGTGCGCGGGCTACGTGCTGCTCGGCGCCACATGGCTGATCCTCAAGACGGATGGTCCCCTGCGCGACAAGGCCTATGGCTTTGCCCGCACCGCCGGTCTCGCCACCCTCGTCTTTGTCGCCGTGGTGAGCCTGTGGACGCCCTTCCTGTCGCCGGAGATCGCCGCGCGCTGGTTCTCCTTCCCGCAGGTCATGCTGGTGCTGCCGGTGCCCACACTCACGGCCATGGCAGCCGGGCTTCTGGCCTGGGGCCTGCTCACCCGCCGCGACCGGGTGCCGTTCCCGGCGGCCATCAGCCTGTTCGGCCTGTGTTTCGCGGGCCTTGGTATCGGGCTCGCGCCCTATATCGTGCCGCGCGCCATCACCATTCACGAGGCCGCCGCGCCGGATGCGAGCCTCGCCTTCATGCTGGTCGGCGCGGTTATCCTGCTGCCGCTCATCCTGGGCTACACGGCCTATTCCTATTGGGTGTTCCGCGGCAAGATCGACCCCGAGGCGGGCTATCACTGA
- a CDS encoding cytochrome ubiquinol oxidase subunit I: MPEFLDALTLARAQFAFTVSFHIIFPAFSIGLASYLLVLEALWLRTGDDSYLRLFKYWMKIFAVAFGMGVVSGIVMSYQFGTNWSVFSDKAGPVIGPLMAYEVLTAFFLEAGFLGVMLFGMGRVSKSLHLVATAMVAFGTLLSATWILSVNSWMQTPTGYAINEVGQFVPVDWLAIVFNPSFLYRLVHMVLAAYLTTAFVVGAVGALHLLRDRTNRDARRMFSMAMWMAAIVAPIQIVAGDFHGLNTLEHQPVKVAAMEGHWERQTGAPLILFALPDEVAEENRYEIGIPGLSALILTHAWDGETPGLKDVPKDDRPPVAIVFWSFRIMVAIGMLMALVGAVSLYLRWRGTLYDARLFQRLALLMGPAGFIAVLAGWVTTEVGRQPYTVYGLLRTAESVAPIDAPAVAASLLAFIVVYFLLFGAGTLYILKMMNRAPADAGGEGPDKGKPQRAAGTTPAAALRPDAIPAD, encoded by the coding sequence ATGCCCGAGTTCCTGGACGCCCTCACACTGGCGCGGGCACAGTTTGCCTTCACCGTGTCCTTCCACATCATCTTCCCGGCTTTTTCCATCGGGCTCGCCAGCTACCTGCTGGTGCTCGAAGCCCTGTGGCTGCGCACCGGCGATGACAGCTATCTGCGCCTGTTTAAATACTGGATGAAGATCTTCGCCGTCGCCTTCGGTATGGGCGTGGTCTCGGGCATCGTCATGTCCTACCAGTTCGGCACCAACTGGAGTGTCTTCTCCGACAAGGCCGGTCCGGTCATCGGCCCGCTCATGGCCTATGAGGTGCTTACCGCCTTCTTTCTTGAAGCGGGCTTCCTCGGCGTCATGCTGTTCGGCATGGGCCGGGTCTCGAAAAGCCTGCATCTGGTCGCCACGGCCATGGTGGCCTTCGGCACACTCCTGTCAGCCACCTGGATCCTGTCGGTCAATTCCTGGATGCAGACGCCCACCGGCTACGCCATCAACGAGGTAGGCCAGTTCGTGCCGGTGGATTGGCTGGCCATCGTCTTCAACCCGTCCTTCCTCTACCGGCTGGTGCACATGGTGCTCGCCGCCTATCTCACCACGGCTTTCGTGGTGGGGGCGGTGGGGGCGCTGCACCTGCTGCGCGACCGCACCAACCGTGACGCGCGCCGCATGTTCTCCATGGCCATGTGGATGGCCGCCATCGTCGCCCCAATCCAGATCGTCGCCGGCGACTTCCACGGCCTCAACACACTCGAGCACCAGCCGGTCAAGGTCGCCGCCATGGAAGGCCATTGGGAGCGCCAGACCGGCGCCCCGCTCATTCTCTTCGCCCTGCCCGACGAGGTGGCGGAGGAAAACCGCTACGAGATCGGCATCCCAGGCCTGTCGGCCCTCATCCTCACCCATGCATGGGACGGCGAGACCCCCGGCCTCAAGGATGTGCCGAAGGACGATCGGCCTCCCGTCGCCATTGTCTTCTGGAGCTTCCGCATCATGGTCGCCATCGGCATGCTGATGGCATTGGTCGGCGCGGTCAGCCTCTATCTGCGCTGGCGCGGCACGCTCTATGACGCGCGCCTGTTCCAGCGCCTGGCGCTGCTCATGGGCCCGGCCGGGTTCATCGCCGTGCTCGCAGGCTGGGTCACCACCGAGGTGGGCCGCCAGCCCTACACGGTCTATGGCCTGCTCCGCACGGCTGAAAGCGTTGCCCCCATCGATGCGCCCGCGGTTGCCGCCTCGCTGCTGGCCTTCATCGTCGTCTACTTCCTGCTCTTCGGGGCGGGGACGCTTTACATCCTCAAGATGATGAACCGCGCCCCGGCGGATGCAGGCGGCGAGGGGCCCGACAAGGGCAAGCCCCAGCGCGCCGCGGGCACAACGCCCGCTGCCGCCCTGCGGCCCGATGCCATTCCGGCGGATTAG